The genomic stretch ACGTTTCATTAGTATCTTAATTATTATTTTCGTGTTTTTTATGGCAAGACTTTTCTACAAAGCCCGTGCAGCAAGGCTCGGGATAATTACCATTTCTTTAAGTTTCAGCCCCATGGTTATAACTTGCTGTCCAAACTTTGAAAGATAATATTTGTATGTGTGAGCAATTTTTTTTATCAGCCCATGCACATGAAGCCGTTTAAAAAGGCGAGATATTTGGCCTGAGTTTTTGCCATCCCAATACTGACGGATATTTTTATTTTGGAATCCGCTGATGGTGAATTCGCCTCTGGCTATAATCTCAAACAATTTTTGGTCATCATCTGAGAAAAAGCTGAACCCTTTATAGGGACGATCATTATTCACTATCCTTTTTGTGAGTTTATTTAAATTTTTCACGCCGACTTTCCTGTCGTCTATGGCTGATATAAACTGTAGGTATCGTTGGTTAGCGGCACACATTAAATCTCGTAATGGGGATAAGCTGTAAATCCCTTTCTTCATAGGAGCCAATTTTTGAGATTCTGTACCATCTCGATGTTCTACCTTGCGGTAGTGTTTAAAAAAGGAAACATCATTAACCGTAGTTTCAATACGGAGGACTAAACCATGCTTGTCATACATTTTAACAGAAACAGGACCCATTGAATGTTTTACTCTGGTACCTTCAATTCTGGTGTTGAAATTGTTGCCCATTTGCCCCTGATAATTACCGTGTAACTTTTTTCCGAAAAATGTCGCTATATTGTCCGGTTTTACCGTATGAATTGCCGTCCTTATCAGATTATCGTATATATGTTTTAAATCCTGCTGTCTTTTGAAAACTATATCGGTGGCATATTCGGCCTGCATAATGCTCCAGTGATAATGCTGCTCAAGTTTTTTTATAACAGGACAAAATTTATCCGCGAATATGTTCAGCTTCTCATGAATAACATCTACAGTCAGTTGATTATTTATTTCTTGCGCATATTCAAACGATTCTAAATTGATAAACATATTATCAACTTGAGAATGTTTAACTGAGTGCTTTTCAAGTGCTGATGCAAGATAATTGTGACCATTAAAATATATTTGTAACCGAAAAGGACACCAAGTCGGCACCCTGACATAACAAAGGCCAAGGTCTTCATCAATCAGGTAAAAATAATAGTGCAGACATTTACCCTGAGTAAACTTCAGAAAAGTTTTATGTGTTTTTTTGTCATGCCACGGCCTGTAAGAGGCACATGGTTCCATGGCTGAAAAAATATGTACAACCCCTGGATGACGGCCTCGTTCAGTTATAATATCACGTACTCGTTGTTCTTTCCGAAAGTTATTTTTTCGAATGAAATCAATGCTCAATTTGTTTTTATTGGCAATATATTCTGCATTGGATCTAATCTCATTACGAAGCGGCTCTGTAAATTTGGTGTAATCAAAAATTCTTATATTATTTGCGTAGAGGTAACTTGTCATTCCCTCTGCATAACAAAATCCAGGCAATGTGCCATTGATAACAACTCGATCAAAGCATGAATAAACACCGGAAATTTGCTGGTTATATCGTTCTACAAGGGACATGATTAAACCTCCAAGTGAATTTTACTTTCTCGGATAAAATTTAATCATGAGCTAATGTTTTGCCACCTTTTTGGTTCCGGCTTGTCCGGGTTAGGTGAATATAAGGGGAAAAAGCTGTTGCTCAATATTTTTCCCAGCGTGGACACCCCAGTGTGTGCAGCCAGTGTCCGCCGCTTTAATGATGAAGTAAACAACAAGCTCGAAAACCTCGTGGTGCTCTGCATCTCACGGGACCTGCCGTTTGCCCATGCCCGTTTCTGCGGCACAGAAGGCCTAGACAGCGTGACCTCTGCTTCTGAGCTGCGTTCGCACGACTTCGGTAATGCCTACGGCATCCGTATTATTGATAGCGCCTTGGCGGGATTATTTGCCAGAGCGATTGTTGTGATTGATGAAGCAGGAAAGGTACGCTACACGCAGCTGGTTCCTGAAATAGCAGAAGAGCCAGATTACCAGAAAGCGATTGACGCCCTGTTGTAACAAAAGAATACGCCTAGCACCCATAACGCAAGCATTTGCCTCAGCCGAAGACGGCCTGCGCCATGAGCATCAAGCCGGGAGAGCTGCATCTGATGCGGCCCTGGCCCTCCCTGTCAATCAACCCCTTTTTGGTTTATTTTGTTGATTCCTTTTTGCGCCCCCCCCCCCAAAAAAGGGGGAGGGGAACTACGGAAAAACCTGTGTAATGCGGCTGTGACTAGGCATCTATGACCAATATTGTATGAACTATGATTTGCAGGGAGATTTTATGAAGTTGATCGAAAAACTGGGAAGAAAATTTATTATCACCACTGAACTCGGGCCGGTAAAGGGCGTACTGACAGATGAGTCCCTGGAAAAAGCCCGATCCTATCTCCCCCTTGATGGGATCAATGTGCATGACTGCCCCATGGGTAATCTGCGCATCAATTCGGTTGCTATGGGCACGTTGATTCAGAACAACCTCAATATCGAAGCTGTTCCCCATGTTACCTGCCGAGATCGGAGCCTCCTGGGGACCCAGGCAGACCTGCTCGGTGCTCATTCCCTGGGTATCCGCAATCTACTGGTGACAACCGGTGATCCTCCCAAACACGGGCCCTACCCGTCCAAGGCGGTTTATGATTACAACACCTTTGAACTCATCCGGCTTATCAAGAGGATGAATATAGGGCTGGATTATAATGGCAAAGAATTCGGCGGTGCAACAGACTTTACCATCGCATGTACGGCCATGCCCACGGGCGGTAATCTTAAAGGCGAGCTGGAAAGAATGAGCAAAAAGATTGCGGCCGGCGCGGATTTTTTTCAGACTCAGGTTGTCTATGATGCCGAAAAAACTCTAGCCTTTCTGACAGAGGCCCGCAAGCTGGGTAAGCCGATATTACTCGGTGTGATGCCGCTCAAAAGTGTGAAAATGGCGAAGTTTATGAACGAACATGTTGCAGGTATTGATGTTCCGGATGAAGTTATTGCCCGCATGGAAGATGAGGGCGCGACCGGGATTGAGATCACTTGTGATTTTATAGAAAAGATTATCGACCACACTGACGGCATTCATATTATGGCTATGGGGGATGTGCAGGGGACAAACCGTATTATTGAGTTTGTTAATAGGCTGGTTGAAAAATAGAGCCGGATGGGTAGGCCGGATTCTGTAGGGGCGTTTCGCGAAACGTCCCTACTTGCTCATGGACGTTTTCTCCGGGGGCGTGCATGTGACTTTGCCTCCTGCTTAAGTTTTAGGTAATTTTCATACCGTGCCGACGGCAGCGTTCCAGCTTGTATTGCCTGGAGCACTGCGCAGCCTGGTTCGTTACCGTGGCTACAATTATTGAACCGGCAACTCCCTGCCAATTCTTCAATATCATCAAAAGTATCCTCCATGCCTTCCTGGGCCGCAATAATACCGACCTCCCGCATGCCAGGGGTATCGATAATCATGCCCCCCTGCTCAAGGACAATGAGTTGCCGCCGAACCGTGGTGTGCCGTCCTTCGCCCGAAGCACTGACCCTCCCGGTTTTCAGGATATCCTGGCCCGTGAGTCGGTTAATGAGGGTACTCTTACCAACCCCGGATGAACCGAGGAGGCAATAGGTTTTCCCCGATATCATCGGCTCTCTGATCTCTTCCAAACCAGCGCCGGTCACATTGCTGAGCGCAACAATTCGGGCGTTAATCCCTGCCGCCCGGATCTCCGCAATGTATTTTGCCAAGGCATCATCATCAACCAGATCCGTCTTGGACAGCACCAGCACGGGTTCAACCTGCCCTTCACTCACCATCACCAGATAGCGTTCCATTCTGGGCACATTAAAATCGTATTGGCAGGATTGGACAATGAAGGCGACATCAATATTGGCTGCGATCATCTGCAACTGGGTGTCCTTGCCCACTGTTTTCCGACGCAGGAAGGATTTTCTAGGGAGCACTCCATGGATGCTTGCGGCATCTTTTGCGTCATAATGGACACAGACCCAATCACCAACGCAGGGCATCTCGCTGGTGGCCTTGGTGGTGTGCAGGAATTTACCGGTTACCTGCGCTGCTACTTCCCCAGCCTCATTGCGTACGGTATACCAGCCACGATCAACCGCTGTTACCCTGGCAATTTCCTGTTCAGGTTGACAGTGTATCCTGCCCTGGTCGTTAAACCAAGGGCTCCAGCCAAGTATACTCAATTCCAAGGGATTAATTTCCATTTTTTTGTACTGAATGCACAGCTCTTGCCTCCAATGAGGGTAGGTTGTCTTTTTAGGGTTATGAAATATTTAGGGCAGGCCCTGTTTCTGTTTTTAGAACGACCACGATTTTTTCATAAATAATGGTGACCTGCCCCCGCATGCAGGATGCTGCGGGGGCTTTGGGAAAGCCCCCCGAAGGCTATCTGATTAGCCTCTTCTTTTATCAAATAAAACGATCACCATGGTAACTCAAACCATGCGCTACGCTGGTAAAAACATTCGTTTGACTTAACGATGCAGCACCAAATTCTTTGACAAAATAATCACGAATAGATGGTATATAAGATGACCCACCTGTCAAAAAAACGGTGTCAATATTTGACGATTTTAAGCAAGCCTTCTTAAGTACAGAATGGACAGATTTTTTAATACTTGAAACTTTTTCATCAATCATTATTGCAAAATTAGATTGGGAAATACGTTCATTAATTAATAAATCATAGGATTTAAATAAAATCTGTGTTTGTTCATATTTAGACAAATGGCATTTTGCTTTTTCTATCTCCCTAAAAAGCATGTAGCCATAATTATCCTCAACAAGATTTATAATATTATCAACAGCGGCATTATTATCTGAAAGATATTTTAACTCTTTAAAATACTCTAACTTCTTAGGGGTCCTCAGCGATGGTATAGAATGCCATTGACATAATTGCTTTAGAATTGTTTGTGGAAAAGGATCGCTGGCTTTACCACCTGTCATCTTTGAAGTCATGCTGTGTAATTTCAACCCTCGGCCATAATACGGAGTTATCTTCTCCCACATTATTTGAGAATCAAAATCGTTACCTCCAATATATACACCACCATTTGCTAAGATATCATTATTTCTCTTTCGGGGAGTTGTTTTATGCCCCCCATACAATTTAATTATTGTAAAATCAGAGGTTCCACCACCGAAATCACCTACCAAAACCAGCTTTTCCTCACCTTGAGAGAGGGTAGACTCATAAGAAAGAGCTGCTGCAATTGGTTCAAATTGTAAATGAATATTTTTGAAACCTGCAATTTTCGCAGCTGAAATCAACCTGCTTTCAGCTTCCTTATCAATCTCTTTATCTTCTGAAAAAATTACTGGCCTTCCAAGAACAACATCATTAACTTCTGCTCCTATTTTATTCTCCGCTGAATCTTTAATTTGCCGTATAATAATAGCTATTAACTGATCAAGCTCAAAAGTTTTTCCACCGATAACTGTTCTGACAGGCGTTTTACTTGGTAAAAAAGATTTAATAGATTGTACATACCTGCCATGAGCATCATTTTCTATATACATATCGATGGCTCGTTGACCTATTAAAAATTCTCTTTCCTCCTCATCGAAATAGAGTACGGACTTAAGTGTTGTTGCTGTAGGACTGAAAGGATCTATGTCAATCAGCCTAATACTGTGATTGTTGTTTAATGATAATGAGGAATTAGACGTTCCAAAATCAAGTCCGAAAATTTTACTCATGATATACTGTAATACTCTCCTGATGGGTCAAATCCCATTGATTGACCAAACCTTTTATTTTAAAATAGGCCTCACGCAAACCTGTTTCACGGAGGGTGGCGGCCAACTGTTCCTGTAATCACCTTGCTTCCGGTTGGCCGTCAGAGGCTTTGGCACGAACAATTAGGGCTTACCCCTTACCTATTTTCTTATTTACTTTCGAGCGGTTGTTATGTGATTGACCCCAACTCGAACTTTAGTTCTTTGGGAAGCAAAAGATCACCATTATTATACTTTTTTTAGAATAGACCAAGACCTTTGATAGAAGAGCAGGTCTTTTTTACGGGGCAACATATTGTCCGTAAGGATGCCTTTGCTCTTGTTAAAGACATTATATTGACTTTTACTCTGTCTCGTTATCGGTTAGAATAACAACATGCTCACCTCTATCCCCGCACTTCTCACACCGCCGGAAACGGAACAGCTCCTGGCGGAACGCTTCAAGACCCTGCGCCTTCAGGCAGGATATAAACGGACAACCCTGGCTGCTCGGGCCGGGGTGTCTCCGGCATCCCTGAAACGTTTTGAGACAACTGGGCAGGTGTCCCTGAAAAACCTTTTGCGTTTAGCCCACGCCCTTGGTCGGCTGCCTGATTTTGCCGATCTTTTTACTCCTCCTGAAGCCCACTCCCTGGCTGAACTGCGGAAGTTGAATCAACAAAAAACGCCGAAACGGGGCAGGATTTGATATCACCCTGCTCACCCGCAACCATGATGATTTGCTGCGGGCCTTCCGGCTGATGCTGTTTAACATCCTGGCTCATAACCGCGATGACCATGTGAAGAATTTCAGCTTTCTTCTTGATGATTGCACAGGGAAATGGTCTCTGGCCCCGGCCTATGATCTCACTTTTGCCGATGGTCCCGGAGGTGAGCACAGCATGACCGTGGCTGGTGAAGGCCGGGTTCCTGTGTACAGGCATGTTGTTGAGCTGGCAAGGCAGTATGGTGTTGCGGAGAAAAAGCTGGAGGCGATGTTTGACGAGGTTGCCGCTGCTGTGGACCGTTGGTTGGAGTTTGCTCGGGTGGCTGGTGTTAGAGGGGTTGTCAGTGCAAAAATTTTTCGATGGCTGGGTGCGATATGCTTTGATCGCAGAGGGTGACATTTGAAAAGAAGAACAAAAAAACAGCCTGCTGTCCCTTTAATCAGGATGCAAACAGGCTGTTTTTCGTTTTGAAAGTTATCCATCAAGCTATGGACAGAGTGTTGTCATGGTATTTCAATCTGCCGCGTTAGAATTGGAACCTCACGCCTGCGCCGAATCGTCCGTATTCCGATATACTATCCAGTTCATCGACTGCGTTTCGCATTTCGAGAAAGATAGACATATTGGGATTGTCAAGAACCCTGACACCGATATTGGCTATGATATCCAAGTCGCTGTCTCCAGAATCATCTTCGGTATCGCCTGAAGTGAACCAGCCGCCGAGACCGAGGCCAGTGAATCCCCTAATGGAGGATTGTAACCAGTTATACTGCGCTATTACATCCAGCTGGAACCCGCTATCTCCGTCTGAACCGCCTATTTTGGGCGCAGCTCCAATCATGGTCAGGAGAGATACGCCTTCAAGCCAGCTGGCACTGCCAGAGAGGTTGTATTCTATACCAGCCCGTCCGAAGAGATAGTCTGCCGGGTCAGACTGGCGGTAATAGCCGAGATCGGCGATGAAGTGGAAGGAAGGAGGGCATGGTGGAATACAGTTGATTACTTCTGTGACAACACGTAAGCATCCTTTAACCTTGCACTTTG from Candidatus Electrothrix communis encodes the following:
- a CDS encoding HipA domain-containing protein, with protein sequence MLTRNHDDLLRAFRLMLFNILAHNRDDHVKNFSFLLDDCTGKWSLAPAYDLTFADGPGGEHSMTVAGEGRVPVYRHVVELARQYGVAEKKLEAMFDEVAAAVDRWLEFARVAGVRGVVSAKIFRWLGAICFDRRG
- a CDS encoding Hsp70 family protein, whose protein sequence is MSKIFGLDFGTSNSSLSLNNNHSIRLIDIDPFSPTATTLKSVLYFDEEEREFLIGQRAIDMYIENDAHGRYVQSIKSFLPSKTPVRTVIGGKTFELDQLIAIIIRQIKDSAENKIGAEVNDVVLGRPVIFSEDKEIDKEAESRLISAAKIAGFKNIHLQFEPIAAALSYESTLSQGEEKLVLVGDFGGGTSDFTIIKLYGGHKTTPRKRNNDILANGGVYIGGNDFDSQIMWEKITPYYGRGLKLHSMTSKMTGGKASDPFPQTILKQLCQWHSIPSLRTPKKLEYFKELKYLSDNNAAVDNIINLVEDNYGYMLFREIEKAKCHLSKYEQTQILFKSYDLLINERISQSNFAIMIDEKVSSIKKSVHSVLKKACLKSSNIDTVFLTGGSSYIPSIRDYFVKEFGAASLSQTNVFTSVAHGLSYHGDRFI
- a CDS encoding methylenetetrahydrofolate reductase, yielding MKLIEKLGRKFIITTELGPVKGVLTDESLEKARSYLPLDGINVHDCPMGNLRINSVAMGTLIQNNLNIEAVPHVTCRDRSLLGTQADLLGAHSLGIRNLLVTTGDPPKHGPYPSKAVYDYNTFELIRLIKRMNIGLDYNGKEFGGATDFTIACTAMPTGGNLKGELERMSKKIAAGADFFQTQVVYDAEKTLAFLTEARKLGKPILLGVMPLKSVKMAKFMNEHVAGIDVPDEVIARMEDEGATGIEITCDFIEKIIDHTDGIHIMAMGDVQGTNRIIEFVNRLVEK
- a CDS encoding helix-turn-helix transcriptional regulator; its protein translation is MLTSIPALLTPPETEQLLAERFKTLRLQAGYKRTTLAARAGVSPASLKRFETTGQVSLKNLLRLAHALGRLPDFADLFTPPEAHSLAELRKLNQQKTPKRGRI
- the tpx gene encoding thiol peroxidase, with product MFCHLFGSGLSGLGEYKGKKLLLNIFPSVDTPVCAASVRRFNDEVNNKLENLVVLCISRDLPFAHARFCGTEGLDSVTSASELRSHDFGNAYGIRIIDSALAGLFARAIVVIDEAGKVRYTQLVPEIAEEPDYQKAIDALL
- the rsgA gene encoding ribosome small subunit-dependent GTPase A, which codes for MELSILGWSPWFNDQGRIHCQPEQEIARVTAVDRGWYTVRNEAGEVAAQVTGKFLHTTKATSEMPCVGDWVCVHYDAKDAASIHGVLPRKSFLRRKTVGKDTQLQMIAANIDVAFIVQSCQYDFNVPRMERYLVMVSEGQVEPVLVLSKTDLVDDDALAKYIAEIRAAGINARIVALSNVTGAGLEEIREPMISGKTYCLLGSSGVGKSTLINRLTGQDILKTGRVSASGEGRHTTVRRQLIVLEQGGMIIDTPGMREVGIIAAQEGMEDTFDDIEELAGSCRFNNCSHGNEPGCAVLQAIQAGTLPSARYENYLKLKQEAKSHARPRRKRP